Proteins from one Palaemon carinicauda isolate YSFRI2023 chromosome 26, ASM3689809v2, whole genome shotgun sequence genomic window:
- the LOC137620135 gene encoding piggyBac transposable element-derived protein 4-like: protein MASKKAYTNEELSELMNTTGALSEICEDSGSESDNDEIDELECDLLYDSDENQEYLPEPGDESSDEEEDDVMMSMKKKRGKRVASTPVKRPRRTSVDRSLSPIPTDVPTPIASTSATPAAADRGRRRQRDIPPIVTFKTTTIATPSKFRWSCRPQTPSNVRTPTRNIVSAFTPGPTPGAARNAVSPEEAFSLFFNDDLIQVIVTWTNKAIDTFASNYKRRSATFAPTVPLEVKALLGVLIISAQKCDEHIPTSEMWSVDTVCGLYRVAMSEARFRFLIRCLRFDDPQTRQVRREVDTFAAVREIWDIFIERCGKLYVPHENLTVDEQLLGFRGRCPFRMYIPNKPAKYGIKLVLINDSKSKYLVGGIPYLGKQGTQPKGGLTLGHQFTRELTRPYHGTHRNVTTDYWFTSVPLVSDLLNNCGMTLVGTVRANKKEIPKEMTDKATRERGSSAFLYTKEMTLVSYVSDTSKTTKKLVLFLSSQHTQPNIGTKGKPEIIEFYNSTKGGVDTFDQMCSVNSCSRKTRRWPLCIFYGMVNAANVNSYILYKENMERGGNRKVISRQKFMLQLGKALITPWATSRLDLPLPRSLQSLITTVCNVPSPGSAAGSPGTSFSASSGALVRCCECPVKSDRKTRHRCNKCVKPMCPRHLYPVCGDCI, encoded by the coding sequence ATGGCCAGCAAAAAGGCATACACAAATGAAGAACTGTCTGAACTTATGAACACAACTGGGGCTCTCTCAGAAATTTGTGAAGATAGTGGTTCtgaaagtgataatgatgaaattgatgaactTGAATGTGACCTGTTATATGATAGTGATGAAAACCAAGAATATTTACCTGAACCAGGAGATGAGAGTTCTGATGAGGAAGAAGATGACGTGATGATGAGcatgaagaagaaaagaggaaaaagggtaGCCTCTACACCAGTCAAACGCCCCCGTCGTACCTCTGTTGACCGTTCTCTATCCCCAATTCCTACCGACGTCCCCACACCTATCGCTTCTACCTCAGCTACTCCTGCTGCCGCTGATAGGGGAAGAAGGCGCCAGCGTGATATTCCGCCCATCGTCACATTCAAGACTACAACGATTGCCACCCCTAGTAAGTTTAGGTGGAGTTGTCGGCCGCAGACCCCAAGTAACGTAAGGACTCCCACAAGGAACATCGTGAGCGCCTTTACTCCTGGCCCAACTCCAGGGGCGGCAAGGAATGCAGTGTCACCAGAGGAAGCTTTCAGTTTATTTTTCAATGATGATCTCATCCAAGTGATTGTGACGTGGACTAACAAGGCCATTGATACATTTGCCTCCAACTATAAAAGAAGATCAGCCACTTTTGCTCCCACTGTGCCATTAGAAGTCAAAGCATTGTTGGGTGTACTTATCATCAGTGCCCAGAAGTGCGATGAACACATCCCCACCAGTGAAATGTGGAGCGTGGATACAGTTTGTGGTCTATACCGTGTGGCAATGTCCGAGGCTCGGTTCAGGTTCCTTATTCGGTGTTTAAGATTTGACGACCCACAAACGCGACAGGTTCGGCGAGAGGTTGACACGTTTGCTGCTGTGAGGGAAATATGGGACATTTTTATTGAGAGATGTGGCAAACTGTATGTCCCCCATGAAAACCTCACTGTTGATGAGCAGCTACTGGGATTCAGGGGCCGCTGCCCCTTCCGTATGTACATTCCCAACAAGCCGGCCAAGTATGGAATCAAGCTCGTTCTCATCAATGATAGCAAGTCCAAGTACTTGGTTGGTGGCATCCCATACTTGGGGAAGCAGGGGACTCAACCAAAGGGCGGCCTTACACTCGGCCATCAGTTTACCCGAGAGCTAACGAGGCCTTACCATGGAACACACAGGAACGTCACAACTGACTACTGGTTTACCTCTGTTCCCCTGGTATCAGATCTCCTAAATAACTGTGGCATGACTCTTGTTGGCACAGTGCGCGCCAACAAGAAGGAGATACCGAAGGAGATGACGGACAAAGCTACAAGAGAGCGTGGATCAAGTGCCTTCCTGTACACAAAGGAAATGACTCTGGTGTCATATGTGTCTGATACATCCAAGACAACAAAGAAACTAGTGTTGTTCCTGTCATCTCAGCACACTCAGCCCAACATTGGCACTAAAGGAAAACCGGAGATCATTGAATTCTACAATTCAACAAAAGGAGGCGTTGATACGTTTGACCAGATGTGTTCCGTGAATTCCTGTTCGCGCAAAACAAGACGTTGGCCACTCTGTATTTTTTATGGAATGGTGAATGCTGCTAATGTAAACTCTTACATTTTAtacaaggagaatatggaaagagggGGCAACAGAAAAGTCATATCACGCCAGAAATTCATGCTGCAGCTCGGGAAGGCCCTAATCACCCCATGGGCCACGTCACGGCTGGATTTACCCTTGCCCCGATCCTTGCAGTCCTTGATCACCACTGTCTGCAATGTACCATCACCAGGCAGTGCTGCAGGATCACCAGGTACATCTTTCTCAGCCAGCAGCGGTGCATTGGTGCGCTGTTGTGAGTGCCCGGTCAAGTCCGATAGGAAGACGCGTCACAGATGCAACAAGTGCGTCAAGCCGATGTGTCCTCGGCATCTGTATCCAGTCTGTGGTGACTGTATCTaa